CTTTTGGAACAGGCCTTCATCAAGGATGATTCCCGTAAAATAAAGGATCTGATCACCGAGACCATCGCCGTGCTCGGGGAAAACATCCAGGTCGGCCGGATCGTTCGTCTGGCCCTGGGCGAGGAGGCGGCCTAGCTGCCGAAACGTCATGCAACTTAAATACCCCAGGGTACTCCTCAAAATCAGCGGCGAGGCCCTGGCCGGGCCCAAGCCGTTCGGAATCGACCCCGAGACCATTGACACGTTTTGTCAGGAGATCGTGGACGTTGCCGACTTGGGCATCGAATTGTCATTGGTGATCGGCGGAGGGAACATTTTTCGAGGACTCTCCGCCGCTTCCCAGGGCATGGACCGGGCCGGCGCCGACTACATGGGCATGCTGGCCACGGTGATCAACTCCCTGGCTGTTCAGGACGGGCTTGAAAAGCTGGGGCTGACCACCCGCGTGATGACCGCCTTCCCCATGCAGCAGGTCGCCGAGCCCTACATCCGTCGCCGGGCCATCCGGCACCTGGAAAAAAAACGGGTGGTGATCTGCGCTGCGGGAACCGGAAATCCGTTTTTCACCACGGATACCGCGGCCGTGTTGCGGGGAGCCGAACTCAAGGTTCAGGCGATTCTCAAGGCCACCAAGGTGGATGGAGTCTACGACAAGGATCCCAAACAGCATCAAGACGCCCGGTTGTTCACCCACATCTCCTACATCGACGTGTTGAAAAAGCGCCTGCAGGTCATGGATTCCACGGCGATTTCCCTGGCCATGGACAATAATCTGCCCATCATCGTGTTCAACTTGTTCACCGCGGGCAACATCAAGCGGGTCGCATTGGGAGAAGACACGGGAACGCTGGTCACAGGAGGAGAATAAGCATGGCTTCCGTATTGAACGACAACAGAGAGCGCATGGAGAAAACCCTGCAAAGCCTGGACAAGGAATTCAAGCGACTGCGCACCGGACGGGCTTCCTCGGCCCTGCTGGAAG
The window above is part of the Desulfonatronum thiosulfatophilum genome. Proteins encoded here:
- the pyrH gene encoding UMP kinase is translated as MQLKYPRVLLKISGEALAGPKPFGIDPETIDTFCQEIVDVADLGIELSLVIGGGNIFRGLSAASQGMDRAGADYMGMLATVINSLAVQDGLEKLGLTTRVMTAFPMQQVAEPYIRRRAIRHLEKKRVVICAAGTGNPFFTTDTAAVLRGAELKVQAILKATKVDGVYDKDPKQHQDARLFTHISYIDVLKKRLQVMDSTAISLAMDNNLPIIVFNLFTAGNIKRVALGEDTGTLVTGGE